In the Arachis hypogaea cultivar Tifrunner chromosome 20, arahy.Tifrunner.gnm2.J5K5, whole genome shotgun sequence genome, TAATCCTTGATATTGgatttttttactataatttcttctcttcttctccttgctatatttttattttcaaacattAGTGCCATAATCCTAACTACTACAAAAATCAACTACATAtaagattttttataaatataataacaatactttagaataaataaataaagggcaatttactgaaataaataaactgGCCTCCAAATTTACCAAAATACATATTTTGCTAAATGGATATCGAAATgcatttttttcataaactatGTAAACCAAGACAGGGGTCCCGCGGTTTACGAATGCACGTAATCTGCTACAGGGGTGTCGCGAATTACGTTCGAAGCAAATCATCACATAATCCGCAGTAGGGGTGTTGCGGTTTATGCCTTAGTGTGGACTTAGTTCAATTTTCATGGAGGATGAGTTTTTGGATGAAACTTTGGTTTGCATTTTTATGTATGGCGCAACATAGGTTGGTACTTTGATTTAATTGAAATTAGTCTCTTGAACTCATAGAATTACGAACAAAATTAGAACACCTTTACTCAAGAGAATCCCAACTACATAGAGAATCGCTAACAATAACCACGTCACTGTAAAACGAACAGTAAGTACATAATTTTACTTAATAGTAAGTACAACTAAAACAGGACAAGAacacaaataagaaaagaaaaatgaaagctaATCATGACGACTTAATGACACCTATGCCTCAGCACTGGGGGCGGATCCTCGCTGAGGACAAGTCCTGCGAGTGTGTCCTGTCTGTCTGCATAGCCCACATCGCTTCGGCCGACTAGTATCGGCCTCATCCATGGTGTTATAGATTCTTGTTGACCTCGATCGCTCTTCTCTGGCACGTCTCATGTTAGGATCAGGAACGATAGTAGGATCGGCGTACGGTGGCCACAGTCTAACCGGGAGTGAACACCTTACTCATGGTATAAACCTCACGGACGTATGTAGCCCAGTCTAACCGGGACTGAGCACAACATGCAATCGCATGGCAGCACGGGTAATGGAGAGCTTGAAAGTACCCGTAGTCACAAGTGCGATCTCTGAGGGAAACCCGATACGTCCCAAGCGAAAAGTTACCGGTAGGAGTCGTCTCAGCCACAGTATACTCAGACTGATGTCTGTCAAACAGAGTAACCGTGAAGCACCTCGAATCTTTCAAGTTGCACTCTATCGCCTTGACCAGCGCCTGGCAAAACCGTTGGCCTAATCCCAACTGCGCCCCTGCTGTCTGCCCTCGGACGACAAAAAGCTCTGCCGACCTCCCGTATGTGGATTTCACAAGTGCATTAACTGGCAGATTCCGTGTCCCCTTCAATACAGAGTTAACACACTCGAATATGTTCATTGTCATGTAGCCGAACCGACTGCCTCCATCCTGGTGTTGGGTCCACGTATCGTACTCCAGTCGATTGGTCCAATCACACATGGCTGGATTCTCCGTCCTCATAATATCAAACCAGTAGTCAAACTCGGCCTCAGTCTTGGCATACGCCGCATTCACGAGCAACCGCCTTGCATCCTGACCCTTGAAACTGAGAGCAAAATTAGCCGCAACGTGTCAAATGCAATACGCTCGATATGCATGAGGCGGTTGCCAACCACTATCTGATGCCTCCAGTGCAGTCTTAATGCCGTTGTGTCTGTCAGAAATCACCAGAATCTCTTCTTGTGGGGTCACATGTTGACGCAGGTGGGGTAAGAAAAAAGCCCACGACTCAGCATTCTCCCCCTCAACAAGTGCAAAAGCAACTGGCAATATATTCGAGTTTCCA is a window encoding:
- the LOC112786424 gene encoding uncharacterized protein, with the protein product MDGMIALLKTSPVRVCDEVDESIEYFHRLFWTFPPCVEAFKHCKPLISIDGTHLYGKYDDTLLLAIAQDGNSNILPVAFALVEGENAESWAFFLPHLRQHVTPQEEILVISDRHNGIKTALEASDSGWQPPHAYRAFKGQDARRLLVNAAYAKTEAEFDYWFDIMRTENPAMCDWTNRLEYDTWTQHQDGGSRFGYMTMNIFECVNSVLKGTRNLPVNALVKSTYGRSAELFVVRGQTAGAQLGLGQRFCQALVKAIECNLKDSRCFTVTLFDRHQSEYTVAETTPTGNFSLGTYRVSLRDRTCDYGYFQALHYPCCHAIACCAQSRLDWATYVREVYTMSKVFTPG